Proteins encoded together in one Erinaceus europaeus chromosome 11, mEriEur2.1, whole genome shotgun sequence window:
- the MUC1 gene encoding mucin-1 — protein MTPGTQAPCWLLLLCFLFQSAVVTGLSSSTKAVTTLKNNTENGSEMTTTGSSHLTHSLTATPEHNTVSAIKTSHKSGATITSKSLTNYTTSRSPETSANATTHGPSENSVNTTTSSPPETSANPTIHRPPDPTHRPPDSSANTTTHGPPDSSANATTHGPPDTSANATTHGPPDSSANATTHGPPDTSVNTTTHGPPDTSANATTHGPPDTSANATTHGPPDSSANATTHGPPDNSANTTTHGPPDNSANTTTHRPLDTSVNTTTHGPPDTSANTTTHGPPGNSANTTTHEPPDSSANATTHGPPDTTANATTHGPPDTSANATTHGPPDSSANATTHGPPDTSVNTTTHGPPDTSANATTHGPSDTSVNTTTHGPPDTSANATTHRPPDTSANATTHRPPDTSANATTHGPPDTTANATTHGPPDTTANATTHGPPDTSVNTTTHGPPDTSANATTHGPPDTSANATTHGSPDTSANATTHGPLDTSANATTSSPPDNSANATTHRPLETSTSATSHTQDTATTSKHPETSTKAATTSVSKSTLSSVPSHSTVSIAHMSPSTRTAASSIHHGEPLTSPNSTISYLLSLFSLSFCISNLKFNSSLRNPTTSYYQQLQTNISDLFLQIYGKNFMGFYNIKFSPGSVVVDSILAFQEGTIDAQEVKVQFNKYAGKAEQYHLNISMFNVNDVAFPSPTHVGSGVPGWGIALLVLVCVLVAVAMFYLVALAVVQCRRKSCGELDIFPSRDAYHPMSEYPTYHTHGRFVPPSTTRRSPYEEVSAGNGGGSLSYTNPAAVASANL, from the exons ATGACCCCTGGCACCCAGGCCCCCTGCTGGCTCCTGTTGCTGTGTTTCCTGTTTCAGTCTGCAG TCGTCACAGGTCTCAGCTCAAGTACAAAGGCTGTCACCACCCTGAAAAACAATACTGAAAATGGCAGTGAGATGACAACAACTGGAAGCTCCCACCTAACCCATAGCCTTACCGCCACTCCAGAGCACAACACCGTATCAGCCATAAAAACCAGCCATAAGTCGGGTGCAACCATCACTTCCAAGAGCTTGACAAATTACACCACTTCTAGGTCCCCGGAGACCTCAGCCAATGCCACCACTCACGGACCCTCAGAGAACTCAGTCAATACCACCACTTCCAGTCCCCCGGAAACCTCAGCCAATCCCACTATTCACAGGCCTCCAGACCCCACTCACAGGCCCCCAGACAGCTCAGCCAATACCACCACTCATGGGCCCCCGGACAGCTCAGCCAATGCCACCACTCACGGGCCCCCGGACACCTCAGCCAATGCCACCACGCATGGGCCCCCGGACAGCTCAGCCAATGCCACCACGCATGGGCCCCCGGACACCTCAGTCAATACCACCACTCATGGGCCCCCGGACACCTCAGCCAATGCCACCACTCACGGGCCCCCGGACACCTCAGCCAATGCCACCACGCATGGGCCCCCGGACAGCTCAGCCAATGCCACCACTCACGGGCCCCCGGACAACTCAGCCAATACCACCACTCATGGGCCCCCAGACAACTCAGCCAATACTACCACTCACAGGCCCCTGGACACCTCAGTCAATACCACCACTCACGGGCCCCCGGACACCTCAGCCAATACCACCACTCATGGGCCCCCAGGCAACTCAGCCAAtaccaccactcatgaaccccCGGACAGCTCAGCCAATGCCACCACGCATGGGCCCCCGGACACCACAGCCAATGCCACCACTCACGGGCCCCCGGACACCTCAGCCAATGCCACCACGCATGGGCCCCCGGACAGCTCAGCCAATGCCACCACGCATGGGCCCCCGGACACCTCAGTCAATACCACCACTCATGGGCCCCCGGACACCTCAGCCAATGCCACCACGCATGGGCCCTCGGACACCTCAGTCAATACCACCACTCACGGGCCCCCGGACACCTCAGCCAATGCCACCACTCACAGGCCCCCGGACACCTCAGCCAATGCCACCACTCACAGGCCCCCGGACACCTCAGCCAATGCCACCACTCACGGGCCCCCGGACACTACAGCTAATGCCACCACTCACGGGCCCCCGGACACTACAGCTAATGCCACCACTCACGGGCCCCCGGACACCTCAGTCAATACCACCACTCACGGGCCCCCGGACACCTCAGCCAATGCCACCACTCACGGGCCCCCGGACACCTCAGCCAATGCCACCACGCACGGGTCCCCGGACACCTCAGCCAATGCCACCACTCACGGGCCCCTGGACACCTCAGCCAATGCCACCACTTCCAGTCCCCCGGACAACTCAGCCAATGCCACCACTCATAGGCCCCTGGAGACCTCAACCAGTGCTACCAGTCATACCCAAGACACAGCTACTACTTCCAAGCATCCGGAGACCTCGACCAAGGCTGCCACAACCTCAGTCAGCAAGAGCACTCTGTCCTCAGTACCGAGCCACTCTACTGTCTCCATTGCCCACAtgagtcccagcaccagaacGGCAGCCAGCAGCATCCACCATGGGGAACCTCTCACTTCCCCCAACAGCACAATCTCATATCTCCTCTCCTTGTTCTCCCTGTCCTTTTGCATTTCTAATCTCAAATTCAACTCTTCCCTGAGAAACCCCACAACCAGCTACTACCAGCAGCtgcagaccaacatctctgatctG TTTCTGCAGATCTACGGAAAGAATTTTATGGGTTTCTACAACATCAAATTCAG TCCAGGGTCCGTGGTGGTAGACTCAATCCTGGCCTTCCAAGAGGGCACGATCGATGCCCAGGAAGTGAAGGTGCAGTTTAACAAGTATGCAGGCAAAGCAGAACAATACCACCTGAACATCTCTATGTTTAATG TGAACGATGTGGCCTTTCCTTCCCCGACCCACGTGGGGTCAGGGGTGCCCGGCTGGGGTATCGCCCTTCTGGTGCTGGTGTGTGTCCTGGTGGCAGTGGCAATGTTCTATCTGGTTGCCCTG GCTGTGGTTCAGTGCCGCCGGAAGAGCTGTGGGGAGCTGGACATCTTTCCCAGTCGTGATGCCTACCACCCCATGAGCGAGTACCCCACCTACCACACCCATGGGCGTTTTGTGCCTCCCAGTACCACCAGGCGTAGCCCCTATGAGGAG gtGTCTGCAGGCAATGGTGGAGGCAGCCTGTCTTACACTAACCCAGCAGCGGTGGCTTCAGCCAACTTGTAG